The Dehalococcoidales bacterium DNA segment AATTTCTATCGCCACAGCAGTCAGGAAAGTGATTGGAGATAATTATTCTTCCAGCAAGTTAGAAATGCTCTTGCCCTGGCACATGGGATTTCCGGTAGAAGAAGGGTGAAACTGCTTAAGGGGAAATTTGTTTACCTTTACGAAATAGAGGTCATTCACATTTATGAATATACTGGTCTTTTTACCCAGTTATGCGCTGGCAATCCAGCGAGGCGATACCACGCATATTAAGGAGCTGGTCAGCAATTTATCAAAACTCGCCGAGATTGATGTCATAAAGGCAAACGGTTCAGAAACATCCGAGAGAGTTCCTCTTATGGCAGCTATGCTGCGTGTAATGCAGGGTTTTGTTAGAGCTGCATTATTACTCAGGAAAAGAAGACCCGACCTGATATATACGAGAGACAGTCAAGCCCTTTTCACCTTTGTTCTGGCTAGACTTTTCCGGCTCCCATACATAGTAGAAATTAATGCGCTATTTATTAGCAGTTGGAAAGTGGAGACAAGGCCTTTGGGAATACGCAGGTGGGCGAGTTACATAAAGGGCTCGCTCAATGAAAAAACATTCAAATATGCTGACCATCTAATTGCAGTTCAGCCCAAAATCAAGAAAATACTGGAACTTGAATACAATATCAAACCAGAGAAGATATCTGCAATCGGGTGTGGAGCTAATACGGAATTATTCAGACCGATGAACACTCAGGAAGCAAGGAGAGCGCTCCAGCTAAACGAAAAACATAACTATATCTGCTTTGTCGGAGCGCTATATAAATGGCAGGGCATAGAATACCTGATAAAAGCAAGTCCAAATATACTGGAGCAATGTTCAAGCAGTGTGTTCTTGATTGTCGGGGATGGATATAACCGCGAAACACTGGCTAACCTTGCCGACGGACTAGGCGTGTCAGACAGGTTTATTTTTACCGGAGTTATACCTTATGCGAGTGTTCCACTGTATATTAACGCCAGTGATTTGTGTGTAGCTCCATTTATAGAAGAAAGAAATGGCAGAACCGGACTTTCTCCGAACAAGGTATACGAGTATCTAGCCTGCGGGAAACCGGTTGTTGCCAGTGACATAGACGGGGTGAGAGAACTTCTGGAAGGGGCAAATGCCGGAATTTGCGTACCAGCCGAAGATCCTGATGAACTCGCCAACGCCGTTGTTAACTTGCTTCGCAGTACTGAAACCAGAGAAAGAATGGGGGAAAGCGGCCGAAGCTACGCTGTAGAAAACGGGAGCTGGGAAAGTGTGGCGGGAAGAGTTTTTAAGGTTTGCCAGAGGGTTGTTCAGGAGCATTGAGGGAAAAGCGTGATAGCTCGATACTGGCACACATTATCAGTATTCTTGATAAAAACATTGAGCTTCTGAGTAGCGCACGGTAAATGATTAGAAAGGAGTCAGCTACGGCTACTTACAACAGGTGGAGACTGCAACCAGAGCGGATAACCTACTAGACAGAGGAGCTTTTGTTCTTTCCCTGGACTTTGAACTTGCCTGGGGTTCAGCACATTATGGTAGAGTTGCCGAGCGTGAGTCGTGGTTTCAGCTC contains these protein-coding regions:
- a CDS encoding glycosyltransferase family 4 protein codes for the protein MNILVFLPSYALAIQRGDTTHIKELVSNLSKLAEIDVIKANGSETSERVPLMAAMLRVMQGFVRAALLLRKRRPDLIYTRDSQALFTFVLARLFRLPYIVEINALFISSWKVETRPLGIRRWASYIKGSLNEKTFKYADHLIAVQPKIKKILELEYNIKPEKISAIGCGANTELFRPMNTQEARRALQLNEKHNYICFVGALYKWQGIEYLIKASPNILEQCSSSVFLIVGDGYNRETLANLADGLGVSDRFIFTGVIPYASVPLYINASDLCVAPFIEERNGRTGLSPNKVYEYLACGKPVVASDIDGVRELLEGANAGICVPAEDPDELANAVVNLLRSTETRERMGESGRSYAVENGSWESVAGRVFKVCQRVVQEH